Proteins encoded in a region of the Vicia villosa cultivar HV-30 ecotype Madison, WI linkage group LG5, Vvil1.0, whole genome shotgun sequence genome:
- the LOC131605058 gene encoding F-box/kelch-repeat protein At3g06240-like, translated as MNKFRTDFLSIPHSYYNDTSLLLQHKYVYESDYDTTCVSLNLLSGERYQNRVKLDFPNPFKEEEPQFQILYSGSITGIFCLQSINSSEDIVLWNPTTNEFKVLPHSYIYSVRPYGTFMPIFGFGYDPVNDDYKIIRNAHYPREIARYPVWEIYSLRRNLWRKIDIDFPYCFWNNDGLYMDGICHWLYKCFDNGEYYLVSFYLSNEVYITTFIPLDIIFEDKDKYVVARRLLMLNGSVACFTGYEYADKTTFHISFLGEIGVKESWTKLFVIELGPKIFPIGVGMNGDIFFENLDEELVYFNLCTQMKVKLGCVERMSDSTEVIIYKKNLHSFEN; from the coding sequence ATGAACAAGTTCCGCACTGATTTTTTATCTATTCCCCACTCTTACTACAATGATACTTCCCTCCTCCTACAACACAAGTATGTTTATGAGTCTGATTATGATACAACTTGTGTCTCTTTGAATTTACTTTCTGGTGAGAGGTATCAAAATAGAGTCAAATTAGACTTTCCAAATCCATTTAAAGAAGAGGAACCTCAATTTCAAATTTTGTATTCGGGTAGTATTACTGGAATTTTCTGTCTTCAATCCATCAACTCATCCGAAGATATTGTATTGTGGAATCCAACTACTAATGAATTCAAAGTGCTTCCTCACAGCTATATTTACTCTGTGCGGCCTTATGGCACTTTCATGCCAATTTTTGGATTTGGCTATGACCCTGTTAATGACGACTATAAGATTATTAGGAATGCACATTATCCAAGAGAAATAGCCCGTTATCCCGTATGGGAGATTTATAGTCTACGACGTAACTTATGGAGGAAAATTGATATTGATTTTCCTTATTGCTTTTGGAACAATGATGGACTCTACATGGATGGAATATGTCACTGGCTTTACAAATGCTTTGATAATGGTGAATATTACTTGGTGTCATTTTATTTGAGCAATGAGGTGTATATTACAACATTCATACCATTAGACATAATTTTCGAAGACAAAGACAAATATGTGGTGGCTAGAAGGTTGTTGATGCTAAATGGGTCTGTTGCTTGTTTTACTGGGTACGAGTACGCTGATAAAACTACATTTCACATATCATTTTTAGGAGAAATCGGGGTGAAAGAATCTTGGACTAAACTTTTTGTTATTGAACTTGGTCCCAAAATTTTTCCTATTGGCGTGGGAATGAATGGCGATATATTCTTCGAAAACTTAGATGAAGAACTAGTCTACTTTAATTTATGTACACAAATGAAAGTGAAGCTTGGTTGTGTTGAAAGAATGTCAGATTCTACTGAAGtaattatttataagaaaaacctTCATTCGTTTGAAAATTAA